A single window of Rhizobium indicum DNA harbors:
- a CDS encoding peptide ABC transporter ATP-binding protein codes for MTGAVLEGRDLARFYTVNRGLFKADATVKALNGVSFSLHSGKTLAVVGESGCGKSTLARLVTMIENPTSGQLLIDGKPAHVGDRSLRSQVQIVFQNPYGSLNPRQKVGSILEEPLKINTSLDAAARRRKVEEMMARVGLRPEHYGRYPHMFSGGQRQRIAIARALMLRPKVLVLDEPVSALDLSIQAQVLNLLMDLQKEMGLAYLFISHGLSVVHHIADEVMVMYLGRPVETGPAAEVFARPRHPYTAALLSATPIADPDREKTRIRLQGELPSPLKPPSGCHFNPRCWKAQDYCRQVSPELSGEGAQQYACHFPLD; via the coding sequence ATGACGGGCGCTGTTCTCGAGGGCAGGGATCTCGCCCGCTTCTACACCGTCAACCGCGGCCTCTTCAAAGCCGATGCCACGGTCAAGGCGCTGAACGGCGTCAGCTTCAGCCTGCATTCCGGCAAGACGCTCGCCGTCGTCGGCGAATCCGGCTGTGGCAAGTCGACGCTCGCCCGTCTGGTCACGATGATCGAGAATCCGACATCGGGGCAATTGCTGATCGACGGCAAGCCCGCCCATGTCGGCGATCGCAGCCTGCGCAGCCAGGTGCAGATCGTCTTCCAGAACCCCTACGGCTCGCTCAACCCGCGCCAGAAGGTCGGCTCGATCCTCGAAGAGCCGCTGAAGATCAACACCAGTCTCGACGCCGCCGCCCGCCGCCGCAAGGTGGAGGAGATGATGGCCCGCGTCGGTCTGCGGCCGGAGCATTATGGCCGCTATCCCCATATGTTCTCGGGCGGCCAGCGCCAACGCATCGCCATTGCCCGCGCCCTGATGCTGCGGCCGAAGGTGCTGGTGCTCGACGAACCGGTTTCGGCGCTTGACCTGTCGATCCAGGCGCAGGTGCTGAACCTGTTGATGGACCTGCAGAAGGAGATGGGGCTTGCCTATCTCTTCATCTCGCACGGCCTGTCCGTCGTCCATCATATCGCCGACGAGGTGATGGTAATGTATCTCGGCCGTCCTGTGGAAACCGGCCCGGCCGCCGAGGTTTTCGCCCGGCCGCGCCATCCCTATACGGCAGCCTTGCTGTCGGCGACGCCGATCGCCGATCCCGATCGCGAAAAGACCCGCATTCGCCTGCAGGGCGAACTGCCTTCGCCGTTGAAGCCGCCGTCGGGTTGCCACTTCAATCCGCGCTGCTGGAAGGCACAGGACTATTGTCGCCAGGTTTCTCCCGAACTAAGTGGAGAGGGTGCACAACAATATGCCTGTCACTTCCCGCTCGATTGA
- a CDS encoding isoprenylcysteine carboxyl methyltransferase family protein: MMWPSIALLAFVTLQRLGELVLARHNTAALLARGAREVAPEHYPTMVALHAGWIIGLWLLAPGRPVALFWFLVFMGLQALRLWVLATLKGRWTTRIIILPGAPLVRSGPYRFLRHPNYAIVVGEIAVLPLAFGLPLYAIVFSLLNALILHVRVKAENAALKSAMILK; encoded by the coding sequence ATGATGTGGCCGTCAATCGCGCTTCTGGCATTCGTAACGCTGCAGCGGCTGGGGGAACTCGTGCTCGCCCGGCACAATACGGCGGCGCTTCTTGCCAGAGGCGCCAGAGAGGTGGCACCCGAGCATTATCCCACCATGGTGGCGCTTCATGCCGGCTGGATTATTGGTCTCTGGCTGCTTGCACCGGGTAGACCGGTCGCGCTCTTCTGGTTTCTGGTATTCATGGGGCTGCAGGCGTTGCGGCTCTGGGTGCTGGCGACGCTGAAAGGCCGCTGGACGACGCGCATCATCATCCTGCCCGGCGCGCCACTCGTCAGATCAGGGCCCTATCGCTTCCTCCGGCATCCAAACTATGCGATCGTCGTCGGCGAGATCGCCGTCCTTCCCCTCGCCTTCGGCCTGCCGCTTTACGCGATCGTCTTTTCACTTCTCAACGCGCTTATCCTCCATGTCCGCGTGAAGGCTGAAAATGCCGCACTGAAAAGCGCAATGATTTTGAAATGA
- a CDS encoding NAD(P)/FAD-dependent oxidoreductase — MTKNAIVLGAGIVGVSTAIHLQRRGRQVTLIDRKDPGNETSFGNAGLIQREGVAPYGFPQQLGLLLRYALNNRIDAHYHLRTLPSQIAFLARYWWNSNARRHAIITRAYAPLIENSIAEHKDLIEASQAEGLIRKDGWIKIFRTEAKRDGALSEAALWQNEFGVEYDSLSPADIARMEPHLTGDFAGGIRWRDPWSVLDPHALTSAYRRYFESIGGRFVTGDAASLGPYGSGWKILTREGPLEAEDAVIALGPWAAVATRRLGYSFPLGVKRGYHMHYAAEGNAVLNNWTLDAERGYLLAPMRRGIRLTTGAEFATLDAPKTPVQLDRAEAVARTIFPLGDRLDPEPWMGARPCTPDMMPVIGKAPRHQGLWFAFGHAHHGLTLGPVTGRVLAELITGEAPFIDIAAYSPRRFNP, encoded by the coding sequence ATGACGAAAAACGCAATCGTGCTCGGCGCCGGCATCGTCGGGGTCTCCACGGCCATCCATCTTCAGCGGCGCGGCAGGCAGGTGACGCTGATCGACCGCAAGGATCCGGGTAACGAAACCTCGTTCGGCAATGCCGGCCTGATCCAGCGGGAAGGTGTGGCACCCTACGGCTTTCCCCAGCAGCTCGGGCTTTTGCTGCGTTATGCGCTGAATAACCGCATCGACGCGCATTATCACCTGCGCACACTGCCGAGCCAGATCGCCTTTCTCGCCCGCTACTGGTGGAATTCCAATGCGCGCCGCCACGCGATCATTACCCGGGCCTATGCGCCGCTGATCGAAAATTCGATTGCCGAACACAAGGACCTGATCGAGGCGTCGCAGGCCGAAGGGCTGATCCGCAAGGACGGCTGGATCAAGATTTTTCGCACTGAAGCCAAGCGCGACGGAGCTCTTTCGGAGGCAGCACTTTGGCAGAATGAATTCGGCGTGGAGTATGACAGCCTGAGTCCGGCCGATATCGCCCGCATGGAACCTCATCTTACCGGCGATTTCGCCGGCGGCATCCGCTGGCGCGATCCCTGGTCGGTGCTCGACCCGCATGCGCTGACATCGGCCTATCGCCGCTATTTCGAAAGTATCGGCGGCCGCTTCGTCACGGGTGACGCCGCCTCGCTCGGCCCGTACGGCTCCGGCTGGAAGATCCTGACGAGGGAAGGTCCGCTCGAAGCAGAGGATGCGGTGATAGCGCTCGGCCCCTGGGCGGCCGTTGCAACGCGCCGGCTCGGCTATTCATTCCCGCTCGGCGTCAAGCGCGGCTATCACATGCATTATGCCGCCGAGGGCAATGCCGTGCTCAACAATTGGACGCTCGATGCCGAACGCGGCTATCTCCTGGCGCCGATGCGCCGCGGCATACGCCTGACGACAGGGGCGGAGTTTGCAACGCTCGACGCGCCGAAGACGCCGGTCCAGCTCGACCGCGCCGAAGCCGTGGCGCGCACCATCTTCCCGCTTGGAGACCGGCTCGATCCCGAGCCCTGGATGGGCGCGCGGCCCTGCACGCCAGACATGATGCCTGTTATCGGCAAGGCGCCGCGCCATCAGGGCCTGTGGTTTGCCTTCGGCCATGCCCATCACGGGCTGACGCTCGGGCCGGTGACCGGCCGCGTGCTTGCCGAACTCATCACCGGTGAGGCGCCGTTCATCGATATTGCGGCCTATTCGCCGCGGCGTTTCAACCCGTGA
- a CDS encoding gluconokinase — MSEQMNKSHAIIVMGVSGCGKSSVGEKLAEALHLTFVEGDALHPAANVEKMSKGIPLTDEDRMPWLDRIGEDMKASMEKSEGIIVSCSALKRIYRDRLRAAVGGNLFFVYLEGSKALLMKRMGERKGHFMPASLLESQLATLEPPTGELGVVTVDIDDTIEGIAATALKSLAALGITG; from the coding sequence ATGTCGGAGCAGATGAACAAATCCCATGCGATCATCGTCATGGGAGTCAGCGGCTGCGGCAAATCCTCCGTCGGCGAGAAACTCGCCGAAGCCCTGCACCTGACCTTCGTCGAAGGCGATGCGCTCCATCCCGCCGCCAATGTCGAGAAGATGTCGAAGGGCATTCCGCTGACCGATGAGGACCGGATGCCCTGGCTCGACCGCATCGGCGAAGACATGAAAGCCTCGATGGAGAAGAGCGAGGGCATTATCGTCTCCTGCTCGGCGCTGAAGCGCATCTATCGCGACAGGCTCAGGGCTGCTGTCGGCGGCAATCTGTTCTTCGTCTATCTCGAAGGTTCCAAAGCGTTGCTGATGAAGCGGATGGGCGAGCGCAAGGGACATTTCATGCCGGCCTCGCTGCTCGAAAGTCAGCTGGCGACGCTGGAACCGCCGACCGGCGAGCTGGGCGTCGTCACTGTCGATATCGACGACACGATCGAAGGCATCGCGGCAACGGCGCTCAAGAGCCTTGCAGCGCTCGGTATCACGGGTTGA